The window CTGTGAGCCTCAACACTCAAGACCGCTTTACGGGGTTTGCATCCTCTGACAAGGTGAACAGAGGACAATCGAAGTCTCAGAGGAAATCAAATTCCAGAGGAGGTGACAGATGACGCGTCATGACGAAGAAGAGCAGCGTACAAAGACCCGTCCGCCTGAAGCGGTGCCGGAAGAGCACGGTCAACCTGAGCCCACAGATCACCAAGGTCAGGAACGCCCGAATCCCAGCACAGGGCCGGGCACGCATGGTCGGCCTTCAGACGATGCAGATCCCGGCCACAGCTGAGTACCGGTCTCCTCTAGCGAATCCGCCCCCGCTTCGTGTGCGCGGGGGCATTTTTGCTTGACCCTCGTCCCATGCATCGCGTGCCCTCACGCCTGTCGAACTCGCCGGTTCGGACGCTGCTGGGCACTGAGTATGCTTCAACCCCACACGCTTACTCCGACCACCAGTGGATGTTCAGACGCTCATCTGCATAAACACATCGGCCCGGGCAAACCGTGGAAACGGCCATTCGTCAGGGCTCAAGCGTTCAAACCCCACCGATTCGTACAAGCCAATGGCGGAGACTAGGCTGCGGCTGCTGGCCAGGAAGAGCTTGCATGCGCCCAATGCCCTGGCCTCTTCAACCGCATGCATCATTAGTTGCCGGCCGATTCCCCGCCCACGGTACTCGGGCGTTACGGCCATCTTCGCGATCTTGTAAGTGCCTGAGCCGTACGCCATCAGAGCGACACCCCCCACCGTCTTGCCCTCACAGTGAGCCAGGTACACCTGCCCACCGGGCTCGATCACCACACGCTCGGGGTCGTTCAGCAGATCCAGATCGCTCTGCTCCAACTCAAAATAGGCCGTGATCCATTCGACATTCAGATCACGGAACGCCTGTGCCTCAGAGGCACCGCTCATCGGGGCAATCATGACGGCCTCACGGAGGTGTTGGTCTCTCCCTCTGATACTGTTGCTGGTCATTTTTGGTTCCTCCAAGGGGCACAATAGAAAAATCTGGTGCCACAAAATAGAACCAGTCTTGATACGATGGCACCATGACCCAGCGCAAAATTGCTGCGACCGTATTAGCGCAGCTCCTTGGCGGCTGGACTGGCCGAGGCCCGGCTTACCTCAACCTTGCCCACAGTCTTCAGCACCTGATTCTCGACGGACGCCTTCCCCTGGCGGCGTACCTTCCCAGCGAACGCACGCTCGCCGAAGCCTTAGGGCTCAGCCGCAACACCATCAAAGCTTCGTACAACGTCCTTCAAGACGAAGGATTCCTGTACCTCCGCCCAGGCGTACGCGGAGTCATCCGCCTTCCTGCAGGTGCCAGCACACCCGGTGTCCCGCTTCCTCCC of the Deinococcus sp. QL22 genome contains:
- a CDS encoding GNAT family N-acetyltransferase — encoded protein: MIAPMSGASEAQAFRDLNVEWITAYFELEQSDLDLLNDPERVVIEPGGQVYLAHCEGKTVGGVALMAYGSGTYKIAKMAVTPEYRGRGIGRQLMMHAVEEARALGACKLFLASSRSLVSAIGLYESVGFERLSPDEWPFPRFARADVFMQMSV